Proteins from a single region of Vibrio sp. DW001:
- the araG gene encoding L-arabinose ABC transporter ATP-binding protein AraG, whose protein sequence is MTASPTYLEFCNISKHFPGVKALSNISFRTNRGSIHALMGENGAGKSTLLKTLSGLHQATEGELIIDGKAFSFSCATDALDQGIAIIYQELNLVPELSVAENIYLGQLPTKKGRVDTETLNKNARQQLLRLGENFDPSRPLKEFSIGQWQMVEIAKALSRNAQIIAFDEPTSSLSLREIESLFKVIRELRDEGKIIMYVSHRMEEIFKLCDAITVFKDGKHVQTFDDMSALTHDRLVELMVGREINDIYNYRPRSHGSSGLELANLIGPGLTTPVSLNINKGEILGLFGLVGAGRTELTRLIFGAERAVGGDILIDGAPIKIRNPEDAIKAGITLCPEDRKSDGIVPILSVQENTNISARPWNLNLGSLIDFKWERENASKQVEALNVKTPSLDQSIGNLSGGNQQKVILGRWLSTDMRVILLDEPTRGIDVGAKSEIYELIFKLAESGVTVLVVSSDLPEVLGISDRLLVMKDGAITGELSRTEFHEQTALRLAMIGEASDAA, encoded by the coding sequence ATGACTGCTTCGCCCACGTACTTAGAGTTTTGTAATATATCCAAACATTTTCCGGGTGTTAAAGCGCTTTCGAATATCAGTTTTCGAACCAACCGCGGCAGCATTCATGCACTCATGGGTGAAAACGGTGCCGGAAAATCGACCCTTCTAAAGACACTTAGTGGCTTGCATCAAGCAACAGAGGGTGAACTGATTATAGATGGAAAAGCGTTTAGCTTTTCTTGTGCAACAGATGCATTGGATCAGGGTATTGCCATCATCTATCAAGAGTTAAATTTGGTACCAGAACTCAGTGTCGCGGAAAATATATATCTTGGTCAACTACCGACAAAAAAAGGCCGTGTGGATACGGAAACACTCAACAAAAATGCACGTCAACAGTTACTGAGGTTAGGTGAAAACTTTGACCCATCTCGTCCATTGAAAGAGTTCTCTATTGGTCAGTGGCAGATGGTAGAAATAGCAAAAGCATTGAGTCGAAACGCTCAGATTATCGCCTTTGATGAACCGACAAGTAGTCTGTCTCTACGTGAAATAGAAAGCTTATTTAAGGTAATTCGTGAACTTCGTGATGAAGGGAAGATAATTATGTATGTTTCCCATCGAATGGAAGAGATTTTTAAGTTATGTGATGCGATTACGGTCTTTAAAGACGGTAAGCATGTGCAAACCTTTGATGATATGTCGGCTCTAACTCATGACCGACTGGTCGAGTTAATGGTGGGGCGTGAGATCAACGATATATATAATTACCGCCCACGTTCTCATGGTAGCAGTGGCCTCGAACTTGCCAATCTAATCGGTCCCGGATTAACCACTCCTGTATCTCTCAACATCAACAAAGGTGAAATATTGGGTTTATTTGGTCTTGTGGGTGCGGGCAGAACGGAACTAACCCGGCTTATATTTGGTGCAGAGAGAGCAGTGGGTGGTGACATCCTTATTGACGGTGCGCCAATAAAAATTAGAAATCCGGAAGATGCAATTAAAGCAGGAATTACCTTGTGTCCAGAGGATAGAAAATCCGACGGCATCGTGCCAATACTTTCGGTTCAGGAGAATACCAATATTAGTGCTCGGCCATGGAATCTTAATCTAGGTAGTTTGATTGATTTTAAGTGGGAAAGAGAGAATGCATCCAAGCAAGTAGAGGCATTGAATGTAAAAACGCCATCGCTTGACCAATCTATCGGTAACCTGTCTGGTGGTAATCAACAGAAAGTTATTTTAGGACGTTGGCTGTCTACAGATATGCGCGTCATTTTACTCGACGAACCCACTCGCGGAATAGATGTTGGAGCTAAGTCAGAGATCTACGAACTGATTTTTAAGCTTGCTGAAAGCGGGGTCACAGTGCTTGTTGTGTCCAGTGATTTGCCTGAAGTGCTCGGTATCTCAGACCGATTACTTGTAATGAAAGATGGTGCAATAACGGGCGAACTAAGTCGAACAGAATTTCATGAACAAACTGCGCTACGTCTTGCCATGATTGGCGAAGCTTCTGACGCCGCATAA